In one window of Ruminococcus albus AD2013 DNA:
- a CDS encoding cellulase family glycosylhydrolase: MKSKLTAAFLSCVMVCSMAGNIQASALPSKNGTMRNVSTAEIVGEMGIGINLGNTMEACGDWIEEVDTKWGDGVLEPKEYETAWGSPIITKEMIEGMSNECFGVVRVPVAWSNMMDKSTYTISPAYTARVKQIVDWVIDADMYCIINIHYDNGWVNNFPYDEEGSMKRYETMWKQIAYAFKDYDDHLIFESQNEELGWESIWNPWSGTQSQKEKSYALCNRINQKFVDVIRTSGVNNPKRHLLISGYNTGIDRTCDSLFRMPYDPVNRMAISVHYYTPVGFAILEDKDESWAKARSTWGTDEDYRELNANMDMMKTNFTDKGIPVIIGEYGCPTKGKETESVVRFLSAVCKAAYDRQMCPVLWATPKGENDGEYGGHYDRNACRISNPDLKKAFDEITGFNGKTPVDPSAEYPVVSKVEYSEKYHQIRITWSPVEGASNYGIAVYLAGKWRVQTQNIPASATSYTTPKNLTPGKSYKVAVAAKAGSVWTANEAIRHAVTVTVK, translated from the coding sequence ATGAAAAGCAAACTGACAGCAGCTTTTCTGTCATGCGTGATGGTATGCAGCATGGCAGGAAACATTCAGGCAAGTGCTCTGCCGAGTAAAAACGGCACGATGCGAAATGTATCGACAGCGGAGATCGTGGGTGAAATGGGTATCGGCATCAATCTCGGAAACACGATGGAAGCTTGCGGTGACTGGATAGAAGAAGTAGATACAAAATGGGGCGACGGTGTACTCGAACCAAAGGAATATGAGACCGCATGGGGCAGCCCGATCATTACAAAGGAAATGATCGAGGGCATGTCAAACGAGTGTTTCGGAGTTGTACGTGTTCCCGTGGCTTGGTCAAATATGATGGATAAGAGCACCTATACTATCTCCCCTGCTTATACTGCCCGTGTAAAGCAGATAGTTGACTGGGTGATTGACGCAGATATGTATTGCATAATCAATATCCATTATGACAACGGATGGGTAAACAATTTCCCCTATGATGAAGAAGGCTCCATGAAACGTTATGAGACTATGTGGAAGCAGATCGCTTATGCATTCAAGGATTATGACGATCATCTTATATTTGAGTCGCAGAACGAGGAACTTGGCTGGGAGTCTATCTGGAACCCCTGGAGCGGGACGCAGTCGCAGAAAGAAAAGTCCTATGCGCTGTGCAACCGCATAAATCAGAAATTTGTAGATGTCATCCGTACGTCCGGCGTCAATAATCCCAAGCGCCATCTGCTAATTTCGGGATATAATACCGGTATTGACCGAACCTGTGATTCGCTGTTCAGGATGCCTTACGACCCTGTGAACCGTATGGCGATATCGGTGCATTATTACACACCTGTGGGCTTTGCTATTCTTGAAGACAAGGACGAATCCTGGGCAAAGGCGCGTTCAACATGGGGTACAGACGAGGACTACCGTGAACTTAATGCCAACATGGACATGATGAAGACTAATTTTACAGACAAGGGTATCCCTGTGATAATCGGCGAGTACGGCTGTCCCACTAAGGGAAAGGAAACAGAGTCGGTCGTTCGTTTCCTGAGTGCTGTATGCAAAGCTGCATATGACCGTCAGATGTGTCCCGTCCTCTGGGCAACACCGAAGGGCGAAAATGATGGTGAATACGGCGGTCACTATGACAGAAACGCCTGCAGGATCAGTAACCCCGATCTGAAAAAAGCTTTTGACGAGATCACAGGTTTTAACGGCAAAACTCCCGTTGACCCATCTGCTGAATATCCCGTTGTCAGCAAAGTTGAATACAGCGAGAAATATCATCAGATCAGAATTACATGGTCGCCTGTTGAGGGTGCTTCAAATTATGGCATAGCAGTATATCTTGCAGGAAAATGGAGGGTACAGACTCAGAACATCCCTGCCTCTGCTACAAGCTATACAACGCCTAAGAATCTAACTCCCGGAAAGAGCTACAAGGTAGCTGTTGCAGCTAAGGCAGGCAGTGTATGGACTGCAAATGAAGCTATCAGGCACGCTGTAACAGTCACCGTTAAGTAA
- a CDS encoding BspA family leucine-rich repeat surface protein: MSLCMVAGAVSYGAPVISQAIAAQAAEAEEECCFFDETTGVFTLRGEVDDLAVKRLSEKNWNKVSVKSIIAEEGTVLPKDCSKLFSGFVYCESIDLSKADTSNVENMQGMFELCYDLKDLDISGFNTKKVENMSGMFLSCNKLSSLDLSGFDTGKVTEMQGMFAYCNGLTYLDVSSFDTSNVTKMNGMFDSCYILNELTLGEKYPLIPDTACLPKGNGWVNTKDPAAIISGERVYAVIENNGRNTYVQYTNKKPTCPTKIRVEYSEKYHQVRFKWNKVEDADRYGIVVYLAGKWRIQTQDITDNVYTSPKNLLPGKTYKVAIAARVNGSWDTKSAIRNAVTITVK; the protein is encoded by the coding sequence ATGTCGTTATGTATGGTTGCAGGTGCAGTAAGCTATGGTGCGCCTGTTATCTCGCAGGCTATCGCGGCACAGGCAGCCGAGGCTGAGGAAGAATGCTGCTTTTTTGATGAAACAACAGGTGTGTTTACTCTCAGGGGTGAGGTCGATGATCTCGCCGTGAAGAGATTGAGTGAGAAAAACTGGAATAAAGTATCTGTTAAATCCATTATAGCCGAAGAGGGAACAGTTTTACCCAAAGATTGCAGTAAGTTGTTTTCAGGCTTTGTATATTGTGAGTCAATTGATCTTTCTAAAGCAGATACAAGTAATGTAGAAAATATGCAAGGAATGTTCGAATTATGCTACGATTTGAAAGACTTAGATATAAGCGGTTTCAATACAAAAAAAGTTGAAAATATGAGTGGTATGTTCCTATCCTGTAACAAGTTGAGCTCACTTGATCTGAGCGGATTTGATACAGGCAAAGTCACAGAAATGCAAGGAATGTTTGCTTATTGTAACGGATTGACTTATCTTGATGTCAGCAGCTTTGATACAAGCAACGTAACAAAAATGAACGGTATGTTCGATTCCTGTTACATTCTGAACGAGCTGACCCTCGGTGAGAAGTACCCCCTCATTCCCGATACAGCTTGCCTTCCCAAAGGCAACGGCTGGGTAAACACCAAAGACCCTGCAGCCATCATCAGCGGTGAACGTGTGTATGCTGTCATCGAAAACAACGGCAGGAACACCTACGTTCAATATACCAACAAAAAGCCAACTTGTCCCACAAAAATCAGGGTGGAGTATAGCGAAAAATATCATCAGGTAAGATTCAAATGGAATAAGGTGGAAGATGCTGACAGATACGGCATCGTTGTATATCTTGCTGGCAAGTGGAGAATACAGACACAGGATATCACTGATAATGTCTACACCTCACCCAAGAACCTCCTTCCCGGCAAGACCTATAAGGTAGCCATCGCTGCAAGGGTGAACGGCAGCTGGGATACCAAAAGCGCTATCAGAAATGCCGTAACTATCACAGTAAAGTAA
- a CDS encoding DUF2975 domain-containing protein codes for MNPKISGKLKKRSIINSVVIGLLCFTSLVVAICEFISYINNPQMIELLINGIYTLAIFSELGLLAMILLEIRKTGKPFSKKIITKLRVMGFILFVTGALVPPYTTTPISEHEYCRALNYNTMNILVIGISIIIGLISEVFVYGLKLQQENDLIA; via the coding sequence ATGAACCCCAAAATATCCGGAAAACTAAAAAAACGTTCTATCATTAACTCAGTAGTGATCGGTCTTTTATGCTTTACATCATTAGTTGTAGCTATATGTGAGTTTATCAGCTACATCAACAATCCTCAAATGATCGAACTACTGATAAATGGGATCTACACTTTAGCGATTTTTTCAGAGTTGGGACTTCTCGCGATGATATTGCTTGAGATACGCAAAACAGGAAAGCCTTTTTCAAAAAAGATAATCACAAAGCTGCGTGTTATGGGATTTATCCTGTTTGTTACCGGTGCATTAGTTCCGCCCTATACTACAACACCGATCTCAGAACATGAATATTGCAGAGCGCTTAACTATAATACAATGAACATCCTGGTCATCGGAATAAGTATAATCATCGGTTTAATATCCGAAGTTTTCGTTTACGGTCTCAAACTTCAGCAGGAAAACGACCTTATTGCGTAA
- a CDS encoding IS1595 family transposase, with product MSKRFPKPEITLDGIYSKFADESFCKDFLLDIRFEKGFACPFCGGSEYRRIRSRHLLRCKFCKADISATNGTFMHRTHLPLRLWIITAFLIMSNKCSVSAVTLMRNLGVTYKTAWYILHRIRKAMKCREERYLLDGIVELDDTYLGAPTHGKKRGRGTEKVKMIVALSKNAAGNPEYVKMSDVPNLKGITVGRFARDNIRAGSKIESDNARSYKKPLAQKYFHVFETYDPTSGQLNWMHKVISNFKAMIMGTYHGNEKIHTALYAAEYCYKFNRRKLGNSAYLRLLAALVQ from the coding sequence ATGTCAAAAAGATTTCCGAAACCTGAGATCACACTTGATGGGATATACTCAAAGTTCGCAGATGAAAGCTTTTGCAAGGATTTTCTGCTTGATATCCGCTTTGAAAAGGGTTTTGCCTGCCCGTTTTGCGGTGGCTCTGAGTACCGCAGGATAAGGTCACGACATCTGCTGCGCTGCAAGTTCTGTAAAGCAGATATATCCGCCACAAACGGAACTTTTATGCACAGAACACATCTTCCGCTGAGGCTGTGGATAATCACCGCATTCCTCATTATGAGCAACAAATGCAGCGTTTCTGCTGTTACACTTATGAGGAATTTGGGGGTGACCTACAAGACTGCATGGTACATCCTTCACCGCATCAGAAAAGCTATGAAATGCCGTGAAGAACGCTATTTGCTCGACGGGATCGTTGAACTTGATGACACGTATCTCGGTGCTCCGACTCACGGTAAAAAGCGCGGCAGAGGTACTGAAAAAGTCAAGATGATCGTAGCTTTATCGAAGAACGCAGCAGGAAATCCCGAGTACGTTAAAATGAGCGATGTGCCGAATTTAAAGGGCATAACTGTGGGGAGATTTGCCAGGGATAATATCCGCGCAGGCTCGAAGATCGAGAGTGATAATGCCCGAAGTTACAAGAAGCCGCTGGCACAGAAATACTTCCATGTTTTTGAGACATATGATCCGACAAGCGGTCAGCTGAATTGGATGCATAAAGTTATATCAAACTTCAAAGCAATGATCATGGGAACTTACCACGGAAACGAAAAGATCCACACAGCGTTATATGCTGCCGAATACTGTTACAAATTCAACCGTCGTAAGCTGGGAAACAGTGCGTATTTAAGGCTTTTGGCTGCTTTGGTGCAGTGA
- a CDS encoding helix-turn-helix domain-containing protein has translation MAIIIRLDRIMADRKMSLNELAEKVGMSNVNLSNLKTSKMKGIRFETMNAICDALDCQPGDLFEFVKE, from the coding sequence ATGGCTATAATAATCAGACTTGACAGAATAATGGCTGACCGCAAAATGTCCTTGAATGAGCTGGCAGAAAAAGTCGGGATGTCAAACGTCAACCTATCCAACCTTAAAACCAGCAAGATGAAAGGCATACGTTTTGAAACTATGAACGCTATATGCGATGCACTCGATTGTCAGCCAGGAGATCTTTTTGAATTTGTAAAAGAATAA
- a CDS encoding AraC family transcriptional regulator has translation MEAFTQDENFPFFIQYGEHDEPLYLHAHDSYIELVIVLSGSAVHIVDGEKYPIQKGSVFVIAEDIKHGYDDPQDFHICNIMFRKRFLDLSSFDIAGAPGFQALFVLEPQQSRTKGFTSYLKLLPDEQLNIEEMIAALHTEYTVRAAGWQTMVRAGFIRLVVELSRMYDTNRIENDAGIVKLAPALAYIERNFQEEMTITELAALTHYSERQFLRLFKEATGCRPMQYITKLRLHTACRLLRETELSVAEIAERCGYTDSSYFSRVFLRKCGISPKAYRKDSTSNSAY, from the coding sequence TTGGAAGCTTTTACGCAAGATGAAAATTTTCCGTTTTTTATACAGTACGGAGAACATGACGAGCCCCTTTATCTGCACGCCCACGATTCCTATATCGAACTGGTGATCGTACTGTCGGGGAGTGCCGTGCATATCGTTGACGGTGAGAAATATCCTATTCAGAAAGGAAGCGTTTTCGTCATCGCCGAGGATATCAAACACGGCTATGATGATCCGCAGGATTTTCACATATGCAACATAATGTTCCGCAAGAGGTTCCTTGATCTGAGTTCCTTTGACATAGCAGGGGCGCCCGGGTTTCAGGCTCTGTTCGTTCTTGAACCACAGCAGTCAAGAACCAAAGGCTTTACGAGCTATCTTAAACTGCTCCCCGATGAACAGCTTAATATAGAGGAAATGATCGCGGCACTTCATACCGAATATACCGTCAGGGCGGCAGGTTGGCAGACAATGGTTCGCGCGGGATTTATCCGACTTGTTGTCGAGCTTTCACGAATGTATGATACGAACCGCATCGAAAACGACGCAGGCATTGTAAAGCTTGCGCCTGCCCTTGCGTATATCGAACGAAATTTTCAGGAAGAAATGACCATTACCGAACTTGCTGCGCTTACTCATTATTCAGAACGTCAGTTTCTGAGGTTGTTCAAGGAAGCGACAGGCTGCCGTCCGATGCAGTACATAACAAAACTGCGTTTACATACCGCCTGCCGTCTGTTACGCGAGACAGAGCTGTCTGTGGCGGAGATCGCTGAGCGGTGCGGTTATACCGACAGCAGCTATTTCAGCAGAGTATTTCTGCGCAAGTGCGGTATATCACCCAAAGCGTACCGAAAGGATTCGACGTCTAACAGTGCGTACTGA